The genomic DNA TCCCTATATGAAAGGAAATCGTATGAACAACCGCAAAACCATGATCGGCCGGGTGATGGCCGTGGGCGTCATCGCGCTGGCATCCCTGCAGGCAGGCCCTTACCCAGGCCCAAGCCTGGGTGCGGAGGTACAGCAGCCCGTCCGACCGTCCGATCTGGCCCACATTCACAGGGACAGGCTTGATCGAGGCTCGGTGGCTGTCTTTGGGCATCCTCGTCGATACTGGGCCAGGCCGGTTGCGGCCGATCGCCGATCATGGAGGTGGCAGTGCACATCAGAACTCTGGGACAAGGCTTTGAAGTGTCGGCCCTGGGGCTGGGCTGCATGGGCATGTCACAGAGCTACGGCCCCAACCCGGGCACCCGCCAGGACATGATCGATGTGATCCGGTCCGCGGTGGAGGCCGGGGTGACCTTTCTCGACACCGCCGAGGTCTACGGCCCCTACGTCAACGAGGAGCTCGTCGGCGAGGCCATCGGCCCGATCCGTGAGCGGGTGCAGGTCGCCACCAAGTTCGGCTGGGACATCGCCGACGGTAAGGCCGTCGGCCTGAACTCCCGGCCCGGGCAGATCCGCAAGGTCGCCGACGCCTCCTTGCGCCGCCTGGGCGTGGAGACGATCGACCTGTTCTACCAGCACCGGGTGGATCCGGGCGTGCCGATCGAGGAGGTCGCCAGCACGGTCGGCGAGCTGGTGCGGGCGGGCAAGGTCAAGCACTTCGGCCTGTCGGAGGCCGGGGCCGCCACGATCCGCAAGGCCCACGCCGTGCATCCGGTCACCGCGGTGCAGTCAGAGTACTCGCTGTGGACTCGCGACCCCGAACCCGAGGTGCTGCCCACGTGCGCGGAGCTGGGGATCGGGTTCGTGCCGTTCAGCCCGCTGGGCAAGGGATTCCTGACCGGCGCCGTGAACGCGCAGGCGTTCTTCTCCGACGATGACATCCGGGCCACCATCCCCCGCTTCGAGGCCGGGAACCTCTCGGCCAACCAGGCCCTGGTGGATCACCTGCGCGCGCTGGCCCAGGCCAAGGGCGCCACGCCGGGACAACTCGCCCTGGCATGGCTGCTGGCCCAGCGGCCATGGATCGTCCCCATCCCGGGAACCCGCCGCCCATCTCGTCTGCGGGAGAACGCCGACGCGACCGCGGTGGGACTGTCCGCCGACGAGCGGGCCGATCTGGACGCCTTGGCCGCCAGGGTTGGCGTGGTCGGCGACCGCTACAACGAGGCGCACATGAACATGGTCGGACGCTGAGAGCCCCGGTCGATCACACGAGGGTGCCGATGGTGTTCCGCCTCAGGGCGTCGGCCTCGGCCAGGGCGCGGTAGACCGAGGCCAGGGAAGGGTTCTTGCCCGCGTTGACCCCGGTTTTGATCGTCAGCTTCCTGGCGATGTCGGGAACCGGCACGCCCTTGTCGCGCAACGCCAGGGCGAAGGCGAGCATGTCCTCGTCGAAGACCTTTGGCCGGCCGCTGTGGTTGCCCTTGGCCACCGCGGCCTGGTGGCCTCCAGGGTCTTCTCCCGGATGTAGTTGCGATCCAGCTGAGCGCCGACGGCCAAGATGGCGAACAGCATCGAGCCCATCCCGTTGGGGTCGTAGACGCCGACCAGCGGCCCGGCCAGCAGTTCCAGCTGAATCCCCGCCGCCTGCAACATGGCGGCCAGCATCATCAGCTCGGCGGCGTTGCGCGCCAGCCGCTTCATCTCGTGCACGACCAGGATCACCGCCTGCTCCGGAGCGGCGCCCTTGATGTCGGTACACAGCTTCACGGCGGTCTCGAACTCCGGCCGGACCTTGATCCGGGTGGAGATCTTCTCGGAGAAGATCCGGCTGTAGCCCGCCTGCTCCAGGGCCTCGATCTGGCTGGCCAGCTCCTGCTGGGCGGTGGAGCAGCGCGCGTAGCCGATCCGGATCGCTTGGCCGCCGGCCTCGGCGACGGCGGCTGCCACCGGCGGGCCTTGGGTCCACGGCCTGCCGGGCAGCCGGTCGGCCGGGACGGCGACCTCCAGCACCTCGCGCAACGCCGGGACCAGAACGAACCGGGCGGTGGTATTTCGGTGCGACCTTGCCGCCTTGCGTCTGGCACGCGCTCCCAGCCGGAGCGGCGCATCGGGGGCAGGCGTGCCGCTCGACCGTGCTCGCCACCGACTGCGGCGTCATCTCCATGGCCCCCGGCTCAGGTCGCCGTCACCAGGGGAAGAGTAACTCTGCGTGATCACTTGCCAGTGTCGATATACCTTCGTCTGTCGACACTCCACCAGGAAACTACGAGGTCGCAGGTGGTGAGCGTCGAAAACTCGTGCCGAGAATCAACGTCGGTAAACGGGTCGGTGAGCGGATTCCGATAGGCATCGGCGCGCTGCCCTGACCTGGGGATACACCCCTACTTTGCGGCCTATGACACCGACCCGAGCGGAGGGCCTATCTGGGGTCCCGGTAGCAATGAAGAAATTTCCAACACCGTGCCTCGTTCGCGCGGTGCGGGTCAGCCCACAGTGACGGTGACCGGGCCTTGCAGGACGGTGTAGCCGTCGT from Streptosporangium sp. NBC_01756 includes the following:
- a CDS encoding aldo/keto reductase, giving the protein MHIRTLGQGFEVSALGLGCMGMSQSYGPNPGTRQDMIDVIRSAVEAGVTFLDTAEVYGPYVNEELVGEAIGPIRERVQVATKFGWDIADGKAVGLNSRPGQIRKVADASLRRLGVETIDLFYQHRVDPGVPIEEVASTVGELVRAGKVKHFGLSEAGAATIRKAHAVHPVTAVQSEYSLWTRDPEPEVLPTCAELGIGFVPFSPLGKGFLTGAVNAQAFFSDDDIRATIPRFEAGNLSANQALVDHLRALAQAKGATPGQLALAWLLAQRPWIVPIPGTRRPSRLRENADATAVGLSADERADLDALAARVGVVGDRYNEAHMNMVGR
- a CDS encoding recombinase family protein; translation: MLEVAVPADRLPGRPWTQGPPVAAAVAEAGGQAIRIGYARCSTAQQELASQIEALEQAGYSRIFSEKISTRIKVRPEFETAVKLCTDIKGAAPEQAVILVVHEMKRLARNAAELMMLAAMLQAAGIQLELLAGPLVGVYDPNGMGSMLFAILAVGAQLDRNYIREKTLEATRPRWPRATTAAGQRSSTRTCSPSPWRCATRACRFPTSPGS